cctgcaggtgctgcaggaccttcccgATTTgttgcaggtgttctttgtgggatctggaaaaaattaaaatgtcatcgatgtagcagacgcaaatgttcaggtcccccaggatgctgtccatcattCTCTGGAAACTCGCCCCtgtgttcctcaggccaaaggtggagaaggcgcaGACGGAGGACCCAAAGGgagtgatgatggcggttttggggagatcctctggagctactggtacctggaagtaggattttaaaagatccaatttagaaaatattttggccccgtggaaagaggccgtgaggtcttgcatgtttgggagaggaTAGTGGTCTGGTTCTGTGGTGAGGTTGAGTTGCCTGTAGTcaccacagggtctccaggagccgtctgtttctgcaccatgtggaggggggaggcccacgggctggaggtcTTTCtacatatgcccatacgctctatctcggcgaaagcgtccttggcctcctgaaggcgccgagggggaagcctcctgAACTTTGTATGTATCGggggggcccttcgtcttgatgtggtggtaaattccgtgtttggcaggggccctaggcacctgatgcagttcgggcttgaatacctcggggaattccttcaggagtgAGGCGTACTGGTGTGGAGCGATGGAACAGACCGTGAGTGTGCTGGGGCCCGTTGCTAGGGGAAGGGACTGGTAGGACatggtgtccagcaggcgtttgcggccgacatcgactgccagtccgaagtgggccaggaagtccgcacccaggagtggagTCCTCACGTCCGTGACAATGAAGCTCCACTTGTACCTCCAGCctaggatggagaccgacaggagcttggtgccgtaggagaggatgggggacccgttggcggccgtcagggaagCAGTCGGGTCCGACAGGCGTTTGtagtcctctctggaaggcaggaaTACTGACCGcacggccccagtgtcgatcagcatcatcctgccggagatggtgttgcggacgtagaaacctactggtgcggggctcctgggggcttctgctgccatggcggcctgtgctggtggcCGCTGCTTCCCCCGTATTTTGGATGAGCGAAAAGGCAGGGGGGCTCatagttccgggcatccttgctgCCGCCgccggtggtagtagcaaggcccgggcaattgcttcttctggtgatgggttgGCCACCTCCTGACGACGGCGTTTACCTCCTCTGCCACGgtttcctccggctggaggcagttgatggggtgtgcgggcgtggatgtccgcttcgctgccctcatggagtcagtcagctgctgtgccgtTTTAATTAGGTCCCCCAACCGGCAGA
This DNA window, taken from Macrobrachium rosenbergii isolate ZJJX-2024 chromosome 4, ASM4041242v1, whole genome shotgun sequence, encodes the following:
- the LOC136837309 gene encoding uncharacterized protein; the encoded protein is MAAEAPRSPAPVGFYVRNTISGRMMLIDTGAVRSVFLPSREDYKRLSDPTASLTAANGSPILSYGTKLLSVSILGWRYKWSFIVTDVRTPLLGADFLAHFGLAVDVGRKRLLDTMSYQSLPLATGPSTLTVCSIAPHQYASLLKEFPEVFKPELHQVPRAPAKHGIYHHIKTKGPPDTYKVQEASPSAPSGGQGRFRRDRAYGHM